Proteins encoded in a region of the Candidatus Rokuibacteriota bacterium genome:
- a CDS encoding DUF362 domain-containing protein, which translates to MKLTRRTLLTLAGLAALGVTTPACRQMLRQILFSPEATPAAPPAPVTNPLTARGKSLVAMVHGQDVPAMVHRAVELIGGIERLGLRGARTLVKPNVVSGEAPPATTDPRVVKAVAELARAAGAAHLAVGDMSAVLALPTRPNLERTGIARVAREVGAELLAFDDGEWLEVRSARAEFATRVFVAKAAYEADRLISVPVIKTHRSASYSCALKNTVGCVHGKNKPWAYGSAGWEPAVAELNLAVRPHLFVVDGLQSMVAGGPWSGEAAPTRVILASGDPIATDVAALGILTTVGRSELVTSKGVWEQTQIHRAIALGLGARGPDGVELLAEDMTGADAGFARLVDKVRRAAGLG; encoded by the coding sequence GTGAAGCTCACGCGGCGGACCCTCCTTACCCTTGCCGGGCTCGCGGCGCTCGGCGTCACGACCCCGGCGTGCCGCCAGATGCTCAGGCAGATCCTCTTCTCGCCGGAGGCCACCCCGGCGGCGCCGCCGGCGCCGGTGACCAATCCCCTGACGGCGCGCGGGAAAAGCCTGGTCGCCATGGTCCACGGCCAGGACGTGCCGGCGATGGTGCACCGAGCGGTGGAGCTGATCGGCGGTATCGAGCGGCTCGGCCTCAGGGGAGCGCGCACGCTCGTCAAACCCAACGTCGTGTCGGGCGAGGCGCCACCGGCGACGACGGATCCTCGGGTTGTGAAGGCCGTGGCCGAGCTGGCCAGGGCGGCGGGAGCCGCACACCTCGCGGTCGGGGACATGTCGGCGGTCCTGGCGCTGCCCACCCGCCCGAACCTCGAGCGGACCGGAATCGCCCGGGTCGCCAGGGAGGTCGGCGCCGAGTTGCTGGCCTTCGATGATGGCGAGTGGCTGGAGGTGCGGTCGGCCCGCGCCGAGTTCGCGACGCGGGTCTTCGTCGCGAAGGCCGCCTACGAGGCCGACCGGCTCATCAGCGTGCCGGTCATCAAAACGCACCGGAGCGCCAGCTATAGCTGCGCCCTCAAGAACACCGTCGGGTGCGTCCACGGGAAGAACAAGCCCTGGGCCTATGGGTCAGCCGGGTGGGAGCCGGCTGTGGCCGAGCTGAACCTGGCCGTCCGTCCGCACCTCTTCGTGGTGGACGGCCTCCAGAGCATGGTGGCGGGCGGGCCCTGGTCGGGCGAGGCGGCGCCGACCCGCGTGATCCTGGCGAGCGGCGACCCGATCGCCACCGACGTCGCCGCCCTGGGGATCCTCACGACGGTCGGGCGGTCGGAGCTCGTGACCTCGAAGGGCGTCTGGGAGCAGACCCAGATCCACCGGGCCATTGCACTGGGGCTCGGCGCCCGCGGCCCCGACGGGGTCGAGCTTCTCGCCGAAGACATGACGGGCGCCGACGCCGGGTTCGCCCGGCTCGTGGACAAGGTCCGGCGCGCCGCGGGCCTCGGATAG
- a CDS encoding LLM class flavin-dependent oxidoreductase yields the protein MSFGVHAGQQNLSLDELRRVWKFADRSGFDWVSGWDHFQESPPKDQNGDCFESVSTMALLAADTIRVRVGCLVFSVNYRHPAVLANALVTIDHISNGRMECGIGAGWHEAEYRGYGIPFEPIGIREDQLEEGVQVIRLLFTREIANFKGKYFQLHDARCNPKPIQKSPRIWIGGLGEKRTLRAAARYADGWNAPYISAEEFARKCRILDDWCLREKREPSTILRTVNVGFYMGADEAAARRNAEQLQAEWGAALETRKGFVTGTPQQVIDQVAAYAKAGAARLNIALRAPYDWDALHAYVEEVLPAFGVKRPG from the coding sequence ATGAGTTTTGGCGTCCACGCGGGGCAGCAGAACCTGAGCCTCGACGAGCTCAGGCGGGTCTGGAAGTTCGCGGACCGCTCGGGCTTCGACTGGGTGTCGGGGTGGGACCACTTCCAGGAATCCCCGCCCAAGGATCAGAACGGCGATTGCTTCGAGTCGGTCAGCACGATGGCCCTTCTGGCTGCGGATACCATCCGTGTGCGCGTCGGCTGCCTGGTCTTCTCGGTCAACTACCGGCACCCGGCGGTGCTGGCCAACGCCCTCGTGACCATCGACCACATCTCGAACGGCCGCATGGAATGCGGGATCGGCGCGGGCTGGCACGAGGCCGAGTACCGCGGCTACGGCATCCCCTTCGAGCCCATCGGGATCCGCGAGGACCAGCTCGAGGAGGGCGTCCAGGTCATCCGTCTCCTCTTCACCCGGGAGATCGCCAACTTCAAGGGGAAGTACTTCCAGCTCCATGATGCCCGCTGCAATCCCAAGCCGATCCAGAAATCGCCGCGCATCTGGATCGGCGGCCTCGGCGAGAAGCGGACGCTCCGCGCCGCCGCCAGGTATGCCGACGGCTGGAACGCGCCGTATATCTCGGCCGAGGAGTTCGCGCGGAAGTGTCGCATCCTCGACGACTGGTGCCTCAGGGAAAAGCGCGAGCCGTCGACGATCCTGCGAACCGTGAACGTCGGCTTCTACATGGGCGCCGACGAGGCAGCGGCCAGGCGGAACGCCGAGCAGCTGCAGGCCGAATGGGGCGCGGCGCTGGAGACACGCAAGGGCTTTGTCACCGGTACGCCGCAGCAGGTCATCGACCAGGTCGCGGCGTACGCGAAGGCAGGGGCCGCCCGCCTGAACATCGCGCTCCGCGCTCCGTACGACTGGGACGCCCTCCATGCCTACGTCGAGGAAGTCCTCCCCGCCTTCGGCGTCAAACGCCCGGGGTGA
- a CDS encoding SDR family oxidoreductase, with product MPGRLKGKVAIVTGAGSRGPGLGNGKAAAILFAREGAQVLCVDHVIERAEETCSMILSEGGEASPLQADVSRTADCGRMVATAVERYGRLDILHNNVGVESRKGVLETTEEEWDRVMAVDLKSMLLTAQAAIPRLTEAGGGAMINVSSVAGLRAHGRTAYAAAKAGVIGLTISLAGQLATHRIRVNAIAPGMVYTPMVAEGMPPELRERRRLAALIQDEGTAWDVGWAAVYLASDEARWVTGQVLVVDGGLTVTTR from the coding sequence ATGCCCGGTCGTCTCAAAGGCAAAGTCGCGATCGTCACCGGCGCGGGCTCGCGGGGCCCGGGCCTGGGGAACGGCAAGGCCGCCGCGATCCTCTTCGCCCGCGAGGGCGCCCAGGTCCTCTGCGTGGATCACGTGATCGAGCGCGCCGAGGAGACGTGCTCGATGATCCTCTCCGAGGGCGGCGAGGCTTCGCCGTTGCAGGCCGACGTCAGCCGGACCGCCGACTGCGGCCGCATGGTGGCGACGGCGGTCGAGCGCTACGGGCGGCTCGACATCCTCCACAACAACGTGGGCGTCGAATCGCGCAAGGGCGTGCTCGAGACCACGGAGGAGGAGTGGGACCGGGTCATGGCGGTGGACCTGAAGAGCATGCTCCTCACCGCCCAGGCCGCGATCCCCCGGCTCACCGAAGCCGGCGGCGGCGCGATGATCAACGTGTCGTCGGTGGCAGGACTCCGCGCCCACGGCCGGACGGCCTACGCGGCGGCCAAAGCCGGCGTCATCGGCCTGACGATCTCGCTCGCGGGCCAGCTCGCCACGCACCGCATCCGGGTCAACGCCATCGCCCCGGGCATGGTCTACACCCCGATGGTCGCCGAAGGCATGCCTCCGGAGCTCCGCGAGAGGCGCCGGCTCGCGGCGTTGATCCAGGACGAGGGGACCGCCTGGGATGTCGGCTGGGCTGCCGTCTACCTGGCCTCCGATGAGGCGCGCTGGGTCACGGGCCAGGTGCTGGTCGTAGACGGCGGCTTGACCGTCACCACACGATAG